The Carnobacterium divergens nucleotide sequence AATTGACAATGGCTATAATAGTAGTTTTTTGTATAATTATCATAGTACGCCTTACTATAGTTCAACACTAAATAATTCTCTTAGAAAAACACTTGAGAATTTAGGCTTGAATAGTAAAAATGAACGTCGAATCAGTAGCGTGGGACAGACCGAATTCCTTGATTATTTATTTAATGTTCGTTATAAAATTGAAGCAAGTAAAACGGCAGGGGCAACGGTTGTTAAAATTAATGAAACAGCTCAAACAAGTATGGGCTACGTTGTTCCTAAAGAGCTGACAAAGGTTCATTTTGTAGAGAAAGATCCTTTTGGCAATCAAAATAAAATTGCAAAGAATTTAGTAGAGGATGTACAAAAAATAGTTGTTCCTGCTGAGTTACGTCAGGAAAAAAGAAATAGCTATCAATATACTGCAAAAGTAGATGGCATGGCGTATCTGTATTTACCGAATAATCAGATGGAAAAAGTGAAGGTTTATGTAGATAACCAATTAATAACGCCTAAAGTTGAAATTCGAAATCAGGCTTTACTGAGCTTAGGAGATTTAAAAAAAGGCGAATCTGCAACGATTTCATTTAAATCAGATGAAGAAATTATACTGGATTCAACGTCTATCCAAATCTTAGATACAACCGTTTTAAATCAAGTGAAGGAAGAATTAAGTGAAAATCGACTAAAAATTTCAGAGTGGAAAGACAGCCATATTAAGGCAACTGTTGACGTGAAGACAGATGACAAGGTACTGTTTATGTCAATTCCGTATGATCAAAATTGGGTTGTTAAAGTAGATGGAAGAAAAGTAGCACCGTCTCGAATACTAGATGACTTTATGGGGATTCCTTTAACTAAAGGATCACATCAAGTTGAATTGAGTTTTATTCCTCAAGGATTCTTATTGGGAGCGGTAATTAGTCTGGCATCCCTTATTGGTTTAGGAGCTCTTGAGATTTTAAAAAAAAGGTCGAAGGCTAAAAAATAGACTTTTCTATTGCATCATCCCTATAAAAATTGTGTTATAATTAAAACTGTAAATAGCAAAGCTAGAAAGTTGGAGGTGTATAGATGACTTTTGATTGGTCACAACTCATTACGTGGCGTCATTTATTAAACGTCATTGATATATTAGTTGTTTGGTTTTTTATCTACAAACTAATTTCATTGTTAAAAGGTACAAAAGCTGTCCAACTATTAAAGGGAATTGCTGTAATTGTTGTCATTAAAATGATTAGTTTTTTTCTTAATTTAGAAACAATTGATTGGATTATGGATTTAATTATTTCATGGGGCGTATTAGCAACAATCATTGTTTTTCAACCAGAGATTCGCAGAGGATTGGAGCATTTAGGTCGAGGTTCTCTTTTTGGACGAACTAAACGACAAGTTAACCCAGGAGAACAGTTGATTAAGGCATTGGATAAATCTGTTCAATATATGGCGAAGAGAAGAATAGGTGCATTAATTTCAATTCAAATGGAAACGGGTTTAGATGAATACATTGAAACCGGAATCCCATTAGATGCAGATATCTCTGGGGAACTCTTGATTAATATCTTTATTCCAAACACGCCGTTACATGATGGCGCAGTGATTATTAAAGATTATAAAATCGCAGCAGCAGCAGGTTATCTTCCGTTATCAGAAAGCTCTCTTATTCCAAAAGAATTAGGAACAAGGCATAGGGCGGCCATTGGCTTAAGTGAAGTGACAGATGCGTTGACAATTGTTGTATCAGAAGAAACTGGTGGAATTAGTGTTACTCGTAACAGTGAACTTCTACGAGATTTAACACAAGCAGATTTTATTAACTATTTAGAAAAAGAATTGATAGTTGAAGAAGAAGCAATCAAAAAAAATCCAATTCAAGAGTTTATTGAAGGCTTTAGAAAGGGTGGTTCTAAATGATTGATAAAATTTATAACAACCCTTGGTTTTTAAGAATTATTGCTTTAGTTTTTGCTTTGTTATTATTTAGTTATGTGAACTTTGAGAATAATGGACGTATTAGTACAAATAATCCAATTGATGGGTTAAGTGTGAACAGTTCGCAGGTAATTTCAAATGTTCCTATCACCGTTGATGTGGATCAGGATAAATACTTTGTTTCTGGATTACCTGAAACAGTTTCTGTTAAAATCGAAGGGTCAAAGAATATTATTCAACAGACTATAACGGCGCAAAATTTTAAAGTCGTTGCCAAAAACCTAAATAAATTAGGAGTGGGGACTCATAAAATTAATCTGAGCCCTGAAGGATTTAGCGATGAACTTGCGGTAACACTTACGCCAAGTGATGCGACTGTTATAATTGAAAATAAAAAAATTAAAACATTTAATGTTGATGTTGAATTTAATAAAGCGTTACTTGCAAGAGGTTACGAAGCAGGAACGCCAACATTGGATTATAACACAGTTCAAATTTCAGGAGCAGAATCAACGATTGATAAAATTAGCAGAGTATATGCCAGTGTATCGCCTGAAAATGGAGTAACTAAAGATATTAATCAAAAAGTTCCCGTTCAAGTATTAGATGAAAGCGGCAATAAGTTAGATGTTAATATCAATCCTAAAGAAGTTCAAGTAACAATTCCAGTCAAGTCAGCTAGCAAAGATGTGCCTATCATGTTAAATCAAACAGGTACACCAGTTGCGGGTAAGTCATATAAACTTGGAATTAAAGGAGAAAACACAAAAGTTAATGTTACTGGAGATAAAAACTTTTTAGAAAGTTTAAGCAGTTTCCCTGTTAGTGTCGATGTGACGGGAATTACTGAAACAACCACAAAAGAGATTGCCTTATCATTACCAGAAGGCATTACTTCAGTCAGTCCAATTACTATAAAAGTTGTGATTACTGTTAGTAACACAATATCTACAAATTCTGGTGGGGAAGCAATTAGCCCACCAACAAGTGAGAGCATTATTTCGGAATCCACTCCTTCAAATAGCTCATCAAGTAGTTCTAGTAGTTCCAGCAAAGAAAGTTCAAGTAGCTCAAGTGAAAGTTCAGAATCAAAAGAAGATTCCAGCAACTAATCAAGTTGACTGAGATAGCAGAATGAAATGAATTCATAAAGGAGAAATTTTATCATGGGAAAATATTTTGGTACAGATGGCGTTAGAGGAGTAGCTAATTCAGAACTGACGCCAGAATTAGCCTTTAAGTTGGGGCGTTTCGGGGGACACGTTTTAAATCAGCATGCAGAAGGTATTGAGCATCCTCGCGTTTTAGTAGGGCGCGATACAAGAATATCAGGGCAATTATTAGAAACAGCGTTAATTTCTGGATTATTATCAGTAGGAATAGAAGTTATGCAATTAGGTGTCATCTCGACACCAGGAGTTTCTTATCTTACAAGAGTACAAGGAGCAGTAGCAGGTGTAATGATTTCAGCTTCTCACAACCCAGCTCAAGATAATGGAATTAAGTTCTTTGGAGCAGATGGCTTTAAGCTTTCAGATGAGCAAGAATTAGAAATTGAAGCTTTGCTAGATTTAGAAGAAGATACGTTACCGCGCCCAAGTGCAGCAGGATTAGGAACGGTAGATGAATATTTAGAAGGTTCCTTAAAATACACGCAATTCTTGCAACAAACTATTCCATCTGATCTTTCTGGATTACACGTTTGTCTTGACGGAGCAAATGGGGCCACTGCACCATTACTAAATCGTTTATTTGCTGATTTAGAAACAGATTTTGATGTAATGGGAAATACACCAAATGGTATTAATATCAATGATGGTGTTGGTTCGACTCATCCTGAAAAACTTGCAGAATTTGTCTTAGAAAAAGGAGCAGACGCAGGATTAGCTTTTGATGGTGATGGTGATCGAATTATTGCAGTTGATGAATTGGGTCAAATTGTTGATGGCGATAAAATAATGTACATTTGCGGAAAATATTTGATGGAAAAGGGTCGTTTAAAAAAAGATACGATCGTTGCAACTGTTATGAGTAATTTAGGTTTTCATAAAGCTGTTGAAGCAGCCGGAATGACAGCCCTACAAACCCAAGTTGGAGACCGTTATGTCGTGGAAGAAATGCGAAAAAACGGCTATAACTTTGGTGGAGAGCAATCAGGCCATATGGTATTTCTAGATTTCAATACTACAGGTGATGGCATGCTTTCTGGAATTCAATTATTGAATGTAATGAAGCAAACAGGTAAAAAGTTATCTGAATTGGCGGCAGAAGTTTCAACCTACCCTCAAAAATTAGTGAATATTCGCGTAGCAGATAAAAATGGTGCGATGGAAGTTCCAGCTATTAAAGCAGTGATCGAGGAAGTTGAAACGGAGATGAATGGTGACGGTCGTATTTTGGTTCGTGCGAGTGGGACAGAAGCTTTACTGCGTGTGATGGGAGAAGCTCCAACAGAAGAAAAAGTGAACCAATATGTTGACCGAATTGCAGAAGTTGTTCGCCAAGAAATTGGATTAGCTGAATAAAAAAAACAGGCTATTTGAGAGAGATGCTTTTAAGCAGAACTTTCAAATAGTTTTTTTGGTGTATACCAATTAAGTTTTTTTTGGATAAAGTTTGACTATTACATGATTATGTTATATTATTAATCGTGTTTCTAGAAATCGTTTTTTTAAAAACGTGGTATACCAATAAAAGCGCCAGGCCATTTTATTTAAAAATGGTGACGAGGAGAGAGCTTATCGAAAGATTCGGCGGATAGCTCTAGGCTGTACAGTCTACAGGCAATTCTAAAAATGCAAAGTGATTTGTTAACAAAGAAATTGCCAAGTACCTAGAAACGACAACTATATCAAGCAGAAGGTAGGATTTTATTTATGTGTGGAATTGTCGGAGTAGTAGGAAATCAGAATGCAAAAGAAGTGTTGTTACAGGGGCTAGAAAAATTAGAATATCGTGGGTATGATTCTGCTGGAATCTATCTTATTGATGAGACAAATCAAGACCATCTATTTAAAGAAAAAGGTCGTATTTTAGCCTTACGTAATAGTGTTCGTCAAGACGTTGAAGCAAGCATTGGAATTGGTCATACTAGATGGGCAACCCATGGTGTTCCAAGTGTGATAAATGCTCATCCTCATCAATCTCAAATGGGTCAGTTTACATTGGTGCATAATGGCGTTATTGAAAATTTTGCGAAACTAAAATCATCGTATGTATCAGATGTTGATTTTGTTAGTGATACAGACACAGAAGTAATTGTTCAACTGATTGAGAAGTTTTCATTAGAAGGATTGTCAACAATTGATTCTTTTAAAAAAGTAGTAAGTCTTTTGAAAGGATCTTACGCGCTTGCGTTGATGGATAAAAATGTATCGGATACAATTTATGTTGCGAAAAATAAAAGTCCGTTGCTCGTTGGTTTAGGAGAAGGATTTAATGTAGTTTGTAGTGACGCTATGGCCATGATTCAAGTAACCAATCAATTTGTTGAATTAATGGATGGTGAAATAGTAACGGTGACAGCATCTACTATAAAAATTGAAAATGCTGAAAATGAGGAAATGAACCGATTGCCTTACACAGCTGAAATTGATTTGAATGATTTAGAAAAAGGGACCTATCCCTACTACATGTTAAAAGAAATTGATGAACAGCCTGCTGTTATGCGTAAAATTTTGCAACATTATCAAGGAAAGCAACAGCAATTGGAAATCGACTCAGACATTACAAAGTCGATGCTAGCAAGTGATCGCATTTATATTGTTGCCTGTGGTACTAGTTACCACGCTGGATGGGTTGGCAAGCAATTGATAGAGTCATTGACAACTATTCCAACAGAAGTTCATTTATCAAGTGAGTTTGGGTACAACACCCCGTTGTTAACCGAAAAACCTTTCTTTATCTTTTTAACACAAAGTGGTGAAACCGCAGATAGCCGACAAGTTCTTGTGAAAATCAATCAATTGAATCATCCAACCTTAACCATTACTAATGTTTCAGGTTCTACGCTTTCAAGAGAGGCCCAATTCACGTTGCTATTGCATGCTGGACCAGAAATTGCTGTTGCTTCAACTAAAGCTTACACGGCACAGATAGCAGTATTAGCAGTTCTTGCAGATGTAGTTGGAAAAGCAAAAGGATTTGCTCAGAACTTTGATTTAGTTCATGAATTGGCAATTGTTGCTACAGGGATGGAAACGATTATTGATGAAAAAGAAAGATTGGAACAACTAGCTGCTGAATATTTAGGTATCAGTCGAAATGCGTTCTATATTGGACGTGGAATGGATTATTATGTGGCAATGGAAGCAGCACTGAAATTAAAAGAAATTTCGTATGTTCAAACAGAAGGGTTTGCTGCTGGAGAATTAAAACATGGAACCATCGCTTTAATTGAAGAGGGAACCCCGGTTATAGCGATTATTACCGAAGAAACTATTGCTGGGCACACGCGTGGGAATGTTCAAGAAGTAAACTCACGTGGTGCCAATAGCATGATTCTGGCAATGGAAGGCGTGGCGGAGGATGGAGATCACTTTATTTTGCCACACGTTCATTCTTTATTAACACCATTAATTAGCGTTATTCCAACTCAACTTCTTTCATACTATACAAGTTTGCATCGTGGCAATGATGTAGACAAACCAAGGAACTTAGCAAAAAGTGTAACAGTCGAATAATAAAAAAAACTAGTTTGGAAAATTCCAAGCTAGTTTTTTTGTGGAAAATAGGCAAAATCACAGTGTTTTTTTAGTAGATTTTAAATGTCTAACTGTGTTATTTTTTTATTAAGATGGTATACTTTAAATTGATTAAAATAAGGTTTGTTTTTAAGTGTTAAATTTTTCCGGCATTATTTATTAAAAGGAGGTAATTATGGACGCTTTTTTATTAGTTGAACCTTATATCACTGGAATCATCTCTATTTTAGGAATCTTTTTTATTGAAGCATTTGTTGTTGCTTCGTTTAAGTTATATATCAATCAATTTTTAAGTCCAAAAACGTATCATATTATGATTACTCTGATTTCTGGATTGATTATGACTTTTTTTTCTATCTATTTTATGATGATGTCTCAAAAAGAAGACTATTACTTGATATTCGGCAATTTGAGAATGATTATTATTTTAATTCCTATTATTTTTCTAAATCGTAACATTTCGTTAGTATCTGTTATTTTATGCAGTGTTTTTAGATTGTTTTATTATGGGACGACTATTGTTTCGCTAGGATACATTACTATTTTTTCTTCTTTTTTTCTATTAGTGGTAGTAATTCAGTTGATTGTAAAACAAAACCAAGTGTTAACTTTTATTTATAGTATTTTGAGTGCATCGGTTTTTTGGGTGTGGATTTATTTAACCAATTTTGATGGGTATCATTCCTATTTCTTTGTTGCAGTTGTTTCTGATTATTTAAATTTTGTTATTTTAAGTAGCATTGCTTATGTGAGTGCTTCTTATTTGTATCATTTGAATAATCTATTATTTCAAACAATCGAAGAAAGTTTAACGGATGAGTTAACCAAACTAAGAAATTTAAAAGACTTCAATGCTAAGATGGATGATGGATTTTTAAAAGCTCGCGAGAAGAGAGAAGCTTTTTCGCTAATTATTTTTGATATTGATTATTTTAAAACGATTAACGACACGTATGGCCATCTAGCAGGGGATTTAGTGCTGAAAAATCTAGCTAAAACAATTAAAGAAATAGAAGAATTAAAAAAAGTAGATGTATTTCGTGTAGGTGGAGAAGAGTTTACCATTATTCTCACTAAAAAAAATGGAACAGAAAGTGTACGAATCGCTGAAAAGTTACGTGAAAAAGTGGAGGAAACTCATTTTTATTATGACAATCAGTTGATTCATGTCACAGTCTCTGTGGGTGTGACATCATTGGTTAAAGGGTTGAGAAGTGAGATTACGTCAAATGGATTTTTGGAGTTAGCAGATGAAGCCTTGTATCATTCTAAGCATAATGGAAGAAACAGAGTCTTTATAAGTGATGTTTTTACAGGAGAATTTAAGTAAGACTTTATTTTTTAATAAGATTTCAAGGATGGGATTACTATTTTATGTAAAACATAGTAAACTATATTTGAAGTATTAATTTTAATAAAATAAGATAAATTAAAGGAGATTAGGGATGACTATTTTAGTTTTAGGTGGGGCAGGTTATATCGGATCTCACGGGGTGGATCAACTAATTGAAAAAGGCTATCAAGTAGTAGTCGTGGATAATTTGCAAACAGGCCATAAAGAGGCGATTCATAAAGATGCACGCTTTTATCAAGGGGATATTCGGGATAAAGCATTTTTACAAGGTATTTTTAAAAAGGAAAAGATTGATGGAGTGTTACATTTTGCAGCCAATAGTTTAGTTGGCGAATCAATGGAACAGCCTTTAATGTATTTTAACAATAATGTGTACGGAACTCAGATTGTTTTAGAGGTGATGGAAGAGTTTGATGTGAAAAAAATTGTCTTTTCTTCTTCGGCAGCTACTTATGGAGAAGCAAAAGTGATGCCGATTGCAGAGTCAGCTTCAACGAATCCAACGAATCCGTATGGTGAAACGAAGTTAATGATGGAAAAAATGTTGAAGTGGTGTGAGGAAGCCTATCAAATGAACTATGTTGCCTTGCGCTATTTTAATGTTGCAGGAGCAAAAATAAATGGACAAATTGGTGAAGATCATACACCAGAAACCCATTTGATTCCCTTGGTACTACAAACAGCTTTAGGCCAAAGAGCTCAGCTTTCTATTTTTGGAAATGATTATGATACTCCAGATGGAACGTGTATTCGTGATTATGTTCATGTACAGGATTTAATTGCTGCTCATATTTTAGCTTTAGAATACTTAGAAGCAGGAAATTCAAGTAATATCTTTAATTTAGGTAGTTCTACTGGATTTTCAGTTCAAGAAATTGTAGAAGCCGCAAGAAAAATTACGGGGAAAGAAATCCCAACAAAGGTGGAAGCAAGACGTGCTGGAGATCCAAGCACATTAGTGGCTGCCAGTCAGAAAGCTCAAGAAATGTTAGGATGGAAACCTGAATACACAACAATGGAGACGATTATTGAGTCAGCGTGGAATTGGCATGTGAATCATCCAACAGGTTATCCAAAATAAAATAAAGAGCAAATGCCAACGAGGCATTTGCTCTTTATTTTATTCTTCGCTTTATTTTTTGATATCGCCTAATTTATCTTCAACAGCACCTTTAGCTTTTTGTGCTTTTCCTTCAGCTTCTTTTTTCACGTCGTTTGTTACTTTTCCGTAGGTTTCTTTTGCTTCACCTACTACTTTATCTTTTAAACCTTTAGCTTTGTCTTTGAAATCTGTCATTTTAAATTCCTCCTAGTAGATTATTAATTAATTGTTTTTATTGAACTCTTCCAGTAGAATCTACTGGTTTTTTTGGTCCATCACTTGGTCCATTTTTTGGTTGTGAATCACTCTTATTATTTTGTTCATCGAATTCTTTACGAGTCATTACGTCATCCACATGCATGTTCACTTCGATGACAGTTAAACCAGTCATATCTTTGATTTGTTTGCTGACTTTATCGATGGTTGTTTGGAAAATTTCAGGAATATTTTTGCCATACTCTGCAATGACTTTTAAGTCTAAAGCCACTTGTTTTTCGCCAACTTCTGCATCAATGCCTTTTGTGATATCTCCTGAGCTACGGAATTTATCAGCAATATCGCTAATGAAGCCGCCACTCATTGACAAAATTCCTGGAATTTCATTTGTTGCAATGCCAGCAATTTTTTTGATGACTTGATCTTCGTAAGTTAATGAATTTTTGTGTTCAGGTGTTGGTGCTACTGGTGGAATGCTTCCGTTATTTTGTTTGTTATCATTAAATTCTGCCATTTCTAAATCCCATCCTTTTATTATTTATTTGTTTATCATCATAGAGTTAGATAAATCACTTATTTCATAAAAAATTGTAACCAAGCAGTGATGTCAATTTTACCATCGCGCCAAGCGCCAATAATAAAACCAATACTTGCTAGTAACACAATTAATAAGGTATAACCAAATCCGATTGTAATTAAGAGCAAGGCGATGATTAGCCCAATCAAAAGGCCAATAATACGTCCCCGATATGGATACCATGATTCTGGTGGTTGCATCTTTGTTGACCTCCTTTTAGACTACTCTTGTGGAATGGTTCGATTTTAC carries:
- a CDS encoding Asp23/Gls24 family envelope stress response protein → MAEFNDNKQNNGSIPPVAPTPEHKNSLTYEDQVIKKIAGIATNEIPGILSMSGGFISDIADKFRSSGDITKGIDAEVGEKQVALDLKVIAEYGKNIPEIFQTTIDKVSKQIKDMTGLTVIEVNMHVDDVMTRKEFDEQNNKSDSQPKNGPSDGPKKPVDSTGRVQ
- a CDS encoding DUF2273 domain-containing protein; the protein is MQPPESWYPYRGRIIGLLIGLIIALLLITIGFGYTLLIVLLASIGFIIGAWRDGKIDITAWLQFFMK
- the galE gene encoding UDP-glucose 4-epimerase GalE, translating into MTILVLGGAGYIGSHGVDQLIEKGYQVVVVDNLQTGHKEAIHKDARFYQGDIRDKAFLQGIFKKEKIDGVLHFAANSLVGESMEQPLMYFNNNVYGTQIVLEVMEEFDVKKIVFSSSAATYGEAKVMPIAESASTNPTNPYGETKLMMEKMLKWCEEAYQMNYVALRYFNVAGAKINGQIGEDHTPETHLIPLVLQTALGQRAQLSIFGNDYDTPDGTCIRDYVHVQDLIAAHILALEYLEAGNSSNIFNLGSSTGFSVQEIVEAARKITGKEIPTKVEARRAGDPSTLVAASQKAQEMLGWKPEYTTMETIIESAWNWHVNHPTGYPK
- a CDS encoding diguanylate cyclase, which translates into the protein MDAFLLVEPYITGIISILGIFFIEAFVVASFKLYINQFLSPKTYHIMITLISGLIMTFFSIYFMMMSQKEDYYLIFGNLRMIIILIPIIFLNRNISLVSVILCSVFRLFYYGTTIVSLGYITIFSSFFLLVVVIQLIVKQNQVLTFIYSILSASVFWVWIYLTNFDGYHSYFFVAVVSDYLNFVILSSIAYVSASYLYHLNNLLFQTIEESLTDELTKLRNLKDFNAKMDDGFLKAREKREAFSLIIFDIDYFKTINDTYGHLAGDLVLKNLAKTIKEIEELKKVDVFRVGGEEFTIILTKKNGTESVRIAEKLREKVEETHFYYDNQLIHVTVSVGVTSLVKGLRSEITSNGFLELADEALYHSKHNGRNRVFISDVFTGEFK
- the glmM gene encoding phosphoglucosamine mutase; its protein translation is MGKYFGTDGVRGVANSELTPELAFKLGRFGGHVLNQHAEGIEHPRVLVGRDTRISGQLLETALISGLLSVGIEVMQLGVISTPGVSYLTRVQGAVAGVMISASHNPAQDNGIKFFGADGFKLSDEQELEIEALLDLEEDTLPRPSAAGLGTVDEYLEGSLKYTQFLQQTIPSDLSGLHVCLDGANGATAPLLNRLFADLETDFDVMGNTPNGININDGVGSTHPEKLAEFVLEKGADAGLAFDGDGDRIIAVDELGQIVDGDKIMYICGKYLMEKGRLKKDTIVATVMSNLGFHKAVEAAGMTALQTQVGDRYVVEEMRKNGYNFGGEQSGHMVFLDFNTTGDGMLSGIQLLNVMKQTGKKLSELAAEVSTYPQKLVNIRVADKNGAMEVPAIKAVIEEVETEMNGDGRILVRASGTEALLRVMGEAPTEEKVNQYVDRIAEVVRQEIGLAE
- the glmS gene encoding glutamine--fructose-6-phosphate transaminase (isomerizing) → MCGIVGVVGNQNAKEVLLQGLEKLEYRGYDSAGIYLIDETNQDHLFKEKGRILALRNSVRQDVEASIGIGHTRWATHGVPSVINAHPHQSQMGQFTLVHNGVIENFAKLKSSYVSDVDFVSDTDTEVIVQLIEKFSLEGLSTIDSFKKVVSLLKGSYALALMDKNVSDTIYVAKNKSPLLVGLGEGFNVVCSDAMAMIQVTNQFVELMDGEIVTVTASTIKIENAENEEMNRLPYTAEIDLNDLEKGTYPYYMLKEIDEQPAVMRKILQHYQGKQQQLEIDSDITKSMLASDRIYIVACGTSYHAGWVGKQLIESLTTIPTEVHLSSEFGYNTPLLTEKPFFIFLTQSGETADSRQVLVKINQLNHPTLTITNVSGSTLSREAQFTLLLHAGPEIAVASTKAYTAQIAVLAVLADVVGKAKGFAQNFDLVHELAIVATGMETIIDEKERLEQLAAEYLGISRNAFYIGRGMDYYVAMEAALKLKEISYVQTEGFAAGELKHGTIALIEEGTPVIAIITEETIAGHTRGNVQEVNSRGANSMILAMEGVAEDGDHFILPHVHSLLTPLISVIPTQLLSYYTSLHRGNDVDKPRNLAKSVTVE
- a CDS encoding YbbR-like domain-containing protein, which encodes MIDKIYNNPWFLRIIALVFALLLFSYVNFENNGRISTNNPIDGLSVNSSQVISNVPITVDVDQDKYFVSGLPETVSVKIEGSKNIIQQTITAQNFKVVAKNLNKLGVGTHKINLSPEGFSDELAVTLTPSDATVIIENKKIKTFNVDVEFNKALLARGYEAGTPTLDYNTVQISGAESTIDKISRVYASVSPENGVTKDINQKVPVQVLDESGNKLDVNINPKEVQVTIPVKSASKDVPIMLNQTGTPVAGKSYKLGIKGENTKVNVTGDKNFLESLSSFPVSVDVTGITETTTKEIALSLPEGITSVSPITIKVVITVSNTISTNSGGEAISPPTSESIISESTPSNSSSSSSSSSSKESSSSSSESSESKEDSSN
- a CDS encoding CsbD family protein → MTDFKDKAKGLKDKVVGEAKETYGKVTNDVKKEAEGKAQKAKGAVEDKLGDIKK
- the cdaA gene encoding diadenylate cyclase CdaA, which codes for MTFDWSQLITWRHLLNVIDILVVWFFIYKLISLLKGTKAVQLLKGIAVIVVIKMISFFLNLETIDWIMDLIISWGVLATIIVFQPEIRRGLEHLGRGSLFGRTKRQVNPGEQLIKALDKSVQYMAKRRIGALISIQMETGLDEYIETGIPLDADISGELLINIFIPNTPLHDGAVIIKDYKIAAAAGYLPLSESSLIPKELGTRHRAAIGLSEVTDALTIVVSEETGGISVTRNSELLRDLTQADFINYLEKELIVEEEAIKKNPIQEFIEGFRKGGSK